Proteins from one Prevotella sp. E2-28 genomic window:
- a CDS encoding C1 family peptidase: MKHFLCLMAMMSVLTVSAQEHLQKKALATDAKKTFTVAKENPITSVKNQHRSGTCWAYATVGYFESEILRMTGKTYDLCEMFAVSKDYMDCATHYVRMHGYSQISEGGSCDDVLDVIRHHGICPEEAMPAPGSLVGDSLANFDVFFPELERMVSSFVKKDAKAPTQHWQDSAQAVIEKYVGRCPDTFIYEGKTYTPQSFAATLGLNLDDYVSLTSYTHHPFNQWFVIEAPYKWRLKPSYNIPIEQLMNVLDRALDAGYTVAWGGDVTGNFTRTGLAMLPDDITPTQQMRQEQWDDWRMTYDHVMVIYGKATDEQGKPYYMVKNSWGKSGQYKGIWYMSRDFIMLNTTYLFLNRHALPKALRKAVK, from the coding sequence ATGAAACATTTTCTCTGCCTCATGGCAATGATGAGCGTGCTGACCGTTTCAGCACAAGAGCACTTACAGAAGAAAGCGTTGGCCACGGATGCCAAAAAGACTTTTACCGTTGCGAAGGAGAACCCCATTACCAGCGTAAAGAACCAGCACCGCAGCGGTACATGTTGGGCTTACGCCACGGTGGGCTATTTCGAGAGCGAGATTCTGCGTATGACGGGAAAGACCTACGACCTCTGCGAGATGTTTGCCGTGAGCAAAGACTATATGGACTGCGCCACGCACTATGTCCGTATGCACGGCTACAGCCAGATTTCAGAAGGTGGCTCGTGCGACGATGTGCTGGATGTCATACGTCACCACGGCATCTGTCCTGAAGAGGCCATGCCGGCACCTGGCTCCCTCGTGGGCGACTCACTGGCCAACTTCGACGTCTTCTTCCCCGAGTTGGAGCGTATGGTGAGTAGCTTTGTCAAGAAGGATGCGAAGGCACCTACACAGCATTGGCAAGACAGCGCTCAGGCCGTTATCGAGAAATACGTAGGCCGCTGTCCTGATACGTTCATCTATGAGGGAAAGACCTACACGCCGCAGTCATTTGCTGCAACCCTTGGGCTCAACCTCGACGACTATGTGAGCCTTACCAGCTACACCCACCACCCGTTTAACCAGTGGTTCGTCATCGAGGCACCTTACAAATGGCGTCTGAAGCCCAGTTACAACATCCCCATTGAGCAGCTCATGAACGTGCTCGACCGTGCTTTGGACGCTGGCTATACAGTAGCCTGGGGCGGCGATGTAACGGGTAATTTCACTCGCACTGGTCTGGCCATGCTGCCAGACGACATCACGCCTACCCAGCAGATGCGCCAAGAGCAATGGGACGACTGGCGGATGACCTACGACCACGTGATGGTGATCTACGGCAAGGCCACCGACGAGCAGGGCAAGCCTTACTACATGGTAAAGAACTCATGGGGAAAGAGCGGGCAGTACAAAGGCATCTGGTACATGTCGCGCGACTTCATCATGCTAAACACCACCTACCTGTTCCTCAATCGTCATGCCCTGCCTAAAGCCTTACGCAAGGCTGTCAAATAG
- a CDS encoding smalltalk protein yields the protein MKDKKDVWKFVLQTAISILSAIATALGVTSCM from the coding sequence ATGAAAGACAAGAAAGACGTTTGGAAGTTCGTACTTCAAACTGCGATTAGCATCCTATCCGCTATCGCTACCGCACTCGGTGTAACCAGCTGCATGTAA
- the asnA gene encoding aspartate--ammonia ligase has translation MSQVIKPIDYQRLLDMRQTEQGIKLIKEFFQQNLSTELRLRRVTAPLFVLKGLGINDDLNGVERAVTFPIKDLGDARAEVVHSLAKWKRLTLAEYEIEPGYGIYTDMNAIRADEELDNLHSLYVDQWDWEASIRKEDRTLAFLKNIVERIYAAIRRTEYLVCESYPQIKPFLPEKIHFVHAEELLQMYPDKTPKEREDAICEKYGAVFLIGIGGKLANGEKHDGRAPDYDDWSTVAEDGRKGLNGDILIWYPVLGRSFELSSMGIRVDKESLLRQLEIEGKQEREKLYFHQQLLNDKLPLSIGGGIGQSRLCMVLLHKAHIGEIQASIWPDDMRKECKEMGMPLI, from the coding sequence ATGAGTCAAGTAATTAAACCCATAGACTACCAGCGCCTGCTCGATATGCGTCAGACGGAGCAGGGAATCAAGTTGATTAAGGAATTTTTCCAGCAGAACCTCTCTACGGAGTTGCGCCTTCGTCGTGTTACAGCCCCTCTCTTTGTGTTAAAGGGACTGGGTATCAATGACGATTTGAACGGTGTGGAGCGTGCCGTGACTTTCCCCATTAAGGATTTGGGTGATGCACGCGCAGAGGTGGTTCATTCACTGGCCAAATGGAAACGCCTGACGTTGGCAGAATACGAGATAGAACCTGGTTACGGTATCTATACCGATATGAACGCTATCCGCGCTGACGAGGAACTGGATAACCTCCATTCACTCTATGTGGATCAGTGGGACTGGGAGGCCAGCATCCGCAAGGAGGATCGCACCTTGGCATTCCTGAAGAATATCGTAGAGCGCATCTATGCGGCTATCCGTCGTACGGAATACTTGGTTTGCGAGAGTTATCCGCAGATTAAGCCTTTCCTGCCAGAGAAGATTCATTTTGTTCATGCAGAAGAACTGCTTCAGATGTACCCCGACAAGACGCCAAAAGAGCGTGAGGATGCTATCTGTGAGAAATATGGCGCCGTATTTTTGATTGGTATCGGCGGCAAACTGGCTAATGGCGAGAAGCACGACGGTCGCGCTCCTGACTATGATGACTGGAGCACTGTGGCTGAGGACGGACGTAAGGGCCTGAATGGTGATATCCTTATCTGGTATCCTGTTTTGGGTCGCTCATTCGAACTCTCGTCTATGGGTATCCGCGTAGATAAGGAGAGCCTGTTGCGCCAGTTGGAGATTGAGGGTAAGCAGGAGCGTGAAAAACTCTATTTCCATCAGCAGCTGCTGAACGATAAACTGCCTTTGAGCATAGGTGGTGGTATTGGTCAGAGCCGTCTCTGCATGGTGCTGCTCCACAAGGCTCATATCGGCGAGATTCAGGCATCAATCTGGCCTGATGACATGCGTAAGGAATGCAAGGAAATGGGAATGCCCCTGATTTAA
- a CDS encoding autotransporter-associated beta strand repeat-containing protein: MKRLLLTMTALMFMTVGMMAQRTTDKLDRGLVAVPSGTGSFVSWRIFGEEYYDTEYNLYRDGTKIAGPLSVSNYVDANGKAGSTYQVSAVVRGKEQEKCEAVKRLNEQYIQFAVKDMYDRNGKNVTGNYSINDIALADVDGDGVSEFIVKRKYVDQFTIANDTAFNCLEVYNLKGDRLWWIDLGPNMVSGPDEQYDAVGYDWDGDGKAEVLMRGADNMIIHCSDNSTVEIGNMKTNTRNTVNQGDGNLAYTNTGNEYLLYIEGATGKPYSIGSGTTPLWIAYPLPRGSASDWGDGYGHRSTKHYFGAPFLDGRHPFIFLGRGCYTKHHMKAFSVDPTTHKLTLYWEWSNNEGWSSPWYGNGYHNFGIADVDWDGRDEICFGSMVIDDNGKGLSTTGLGHGDAQHCSDFDPYRHGQEIFACNEDEPAMNYRDATTSKIYYRLQSTGDDGRALCGNFSNDYPGAIGHSSQSGTISCVADKPINNGPSGFTNNFRIYWDGDLLEEGLDGASSREGAARVFKANGSIVFTADGTANCNWTKNTPSATGDILGDWREEIIVRTSDNKYVRVYTTNIKTNYRNYTLWHDHQYRQGMVWESMGYNQPPHASYYLGELENITIAPPPLTMTGRTEIANNGTISSANDDQHVIVCETNDTKITVADGAKPYMVTFNVPSWVQGTNSTNTNGNPTIRYAYYTCDVTGSAFTGNMRLVKQGDGTLNLPQVDMTYTGETNIWAGVLNFDGTLKNSPLWLNRFAELNSNGGVFRSIKMDYASILRPGHADNRGTITTDSLMLGFGSRVILDLYEDLTADQINTKYLSIETKNWQYGPQYLMPVVEIAFHGENDIEFGKYPIGQATEIKGNLGDIRIEGVPSTCKATIVNEEGKLFIKIEGMRSATTIAWMGTESNVWDLDNAKNFTKGDESSTFVTGDDVLFGDDATQFTVNINSELETDTIYVENTKAYTLQGTGAITGNSMLNKSGKGLLTIKTDNTYTGGNRISGGAVIVSSLANSTQAKGNLGAVTTTASKFVIENGGELRTTAAVTNGSAIKFDGENGGVINNSADFIVERAMIGTKLTKKGSGWMKLNVSNSSLNTMVIAAGTVQCINANVPAKTVEFQGGTLRENTGTSYAINVPKGKQGSWYMANRSTYSNKITGEGTLTAYCVTEKGSNYYATRTPIQCNFSEFEGTLIATSSLDDPAVLRFTLNTSSGMPKGTMNIGDKVEIQNSGKTFRIGKVTGSGALGGGCTFSNGTSVGANTWQIGNDANWTSTVKVTSNSNLVKLGSGKVTWGAANTNTGTTTVSEGELAVNNSGKLGTGKLTVAKDATFSGVNTSAKPLENSSIEINGTLRPGSYNGAFTGTLYFGGKNVTISQTGTYLISAYKVATSSSNGCANISNIGTLTINGTIRIVPTSNNTLAVGDSIRLWSNVTNFVGSPIIENTNGIEWDDSRISEGLLFVKSIATSITPQTSDLNSQTGDIYDLRGRMVRKSATSLEGLKPGVYVVEGRKFIVK, encoded by the coding sequence ATGAAACGTTTACTTCTTACAATGACTGCGCTCATGTTCATGACTGTAGGCATGATGGCGCAACGCACAACCGACAAGTTGGATCGCGGCTTAGTGGCAGTTCCCTCTGGCACAGGTTCATTTGTCAGTTGGAGAATTTTTGGTGAGGAATACTACGACACGGAGTATAACCTCTATCGCGACGGCACGAAGATTGCCGGTCCGCTAAGTGTTTCCAACTACGTAGATGCCAACGGCAAAGCGGGAAGCACCTATCAGGTTTCGGCCGTGGTACGCGGAAAGGAACAGGAGAAATGCGAGGCCGTGAAGCGACTGAACGAGCAGTATATCCAGTTTGCCGTGAAGGATATGTATGACCGCAATGGCAAGAATGTTACCGGCAACTATTCCATTAACGATATAGCACTGGCCGACGTAGATGGCGACGGCGTGAGCGAGTTTATCGTGAAGCGCAAATATGTTGACCAGTTCACCATTGCCAACGACACGGCTTTCAATTGTCTGGAGGTCTATAATCTGAAGGGCGACCGCCTCTGGTGGATTGACTTAGGTCCAAATATGGTAAGTGGTCCTGACGAGCAGTACGATGCCGTGGGCTACGACTGGGACGGCGACGGCAAGGCCGAGGTGCTGATGCGTGGTGCCGACAACATGATTATCCACTGCTCGGATAATTCTACGGTGGAAATCGGTAATATGAAGACCAACACCCGCAACACTGTGAATCAGGGCGATGGCAATCTGGCCTATACCAACACAGGAAATGAGTATCTGCTCTATATCGAGGGTGCTACAGGTAAGCCCTACTCTATCGGTAGCGGCACCACTCCGCTTTGGATTGCCTATCCTCTGCCTCGTGGAAGTGCCAGCGACTGGGGCGATGGCTATGGCCACCGTTCTACGAAGCACTACTTTGGCGCACCCTTCCTGGATGGTCGTCATCCATTCATCTTCTTGGGACGCGGATGTTATACCAAGCACCACATGAAGGCTTTCTCTGTAGATCCCACCACCCACAAGTTGACGCTCTATTGGGAATGGAGCAATAACGAGGGTTGGAGCAGTCCCTGGTATGGCAACGGCTATCACAATTTCGGCATAGCAGATGTTGACTGGGACGGACGCGACGAGATTTGCTTCGGTTCCATGGTCATTGACGACAATGGTAAAGGTCTCTCAACTACAGGTTTGGGACATGGTGATGCCCAGCATTGCTCTGACTTCGACCCCTATCGCCACGGACAGGAAATATTTGCCTGCAACGAGGACGAGCCTGCCATGAACTATCGTGATGCCACAACATCAAAGATATACTATCGTCTGCAATCTACTGGCGACGACGGACGTGCCCTCTGTGGTAATTTCTCTAACGATTATCCTGGTGCCATTGGCCACTCATCACAGTCGGGTACCATCTCTTGCGTTGCCGACAAGCCCATCAACAACGGCCCTTCAGGCTTTACAAACAACTTCCGAATCTACTGGGACGGCGACCTGCTGGAAGAAGGACTCGACGGTGCAAGCAGCCGCGAGGGCGCTGCCCGCGTGTTCAAGGCTAACGGCAGCATTGTATTCACAGCCGACGGTACCGCCAACTGTAACTGGACGAAGAACACACCATCGGCCACAGGCGATATCCTGGGTGACTGGCGCGAGGAGATTATCGTACGCACCAGCGATAATAAATATGTACGCGTATATACCACGAACATCAAGACCAATTATCGCAACTACACCCTCTGGCACGACCACCAGTATCGTCAGGGCATGGTTTGGGAGTCTATGGGCTACAACCAGCCTCCTCATGCCAGCTATTACCTGGGTGAGCTGGAAAACATCACCATTGCACCCCCACCCCTCACAATGACTGGACGCACAGAAATAGCCAACAACGGAACTATCAGTTCCGCAAACGACGACCAGCACGTCATTGTGTGCGAGACAAACGACACAAAGATAACGGTGGCCGACGGTGCCAAACCCTATATGGTAACCTTCAATGTTCCCTCATGGGTACAGGGCACCAACAGTACTAACACCAATGGCAATCCCACCATCAGATATGCCTACTACACCTGCGACGTTACGGGCAGTGCCTTTACAGGCAATATGCGCTTGGTGAAGCAGGGTGACGGCACCCTGAACCTGCCTCAGGTCGATATGACCTATACTGGCGAGACCAATATCTGGGCTGGTGTCTTGAATTTCGACGGCACGCTGAAGAACTCTCCCCTTTGGCTCAACCGTTTTGCCGAGCTCAACAGTAATGGCGGCGTGTTCCGCTCTATCAAGATGGACTATGCTTCTATCCTGCGTCCTGGTCATGCCGACAATCGTGGTACTATCACCACCGATTCTCTTATGCTGGGCTTTGGCTCACGCGTGATTCTGGACCTCTATGAAGACCTCACAGCCGATCAGATTAACACCAAATATCTGAGCATTGAGACCAAGAACTGGCAGTATGGCCCACAGTACCTCATGCCTGTGGTAGAAATTGCTTTCCACGGCGAGAACGACATCGAGTTTGGCAAATATCCCATTGGTCAGGCCACAGAAATAAAAGGTAACCTCGGCGATATTCGCATTGAGGGTGTTCCTTCTACCTGCAAGGCAACAATTGTCAACGAAGAAGGCAAACTCTTTATCAAGATTGAAGGTATGCGCAGTGCTACCACCATTGCATGGATGGGTACTGAAAGTAATGTTTGGGACCTTGACAACGCCAAGAACTTCACCAAGGGTGATGAAAGCAGTACTTTCGTAACAGGTGATGATGTGTTATTTGGTGATGATGCTACACAGTTCACCGTTAACATCAACAGCGAGCTGGAAACTGACACTATCTATGTAGAGAACACAAAGGCCTACACCTTGCAGGGAACAGGTGCCATCACAGGTAACTCTATGCTCAACAAGAGCGGAAAAGGACTGCTGACAATTAAGACTGACAATACCTATACTGGTGGTAACCGCATCTCTGGCGGTGCCGTTATCGTGTCCTCACTGGCCAACTCTACACAGGCCAAGGGTAACCTGGGTGCTGTGACCACAACTGCCAGCAAGTTTGTGATTGAGAACGGTGGCGAGCTGCGTACTACAGCTGCTGTGACCAATGGCTCTGCTATTAAGTTCGATGGTGAGAATGGTGGTGTCATCAACAACTCAGCCGACTTTATCGTTGAACGTGCTATGATTGGTACAAAGCTCACGAAGAAAGGTTCTGGATGGATGAAACTAAACGTCAGCAACTCAAGCCTCAACACGATGGTGATTGCTGCAGGTACTGTACAATGTATCAACGCCAACGTGCCAGCTAAGACCGTAGAATTCCAAGGCGGTACACTGAGAGAGAACACTGGTACCAGTTACGCCATCAACGTGCCAAAGGGCAAGCAGGGTTCATGGTATATGGCTAACCGCTCTACCTATTCTAATAAGATAACAGGTGAAGGTACACTGACAGCCTACTGTGTTACAGAGAAGGGTTCTAACTACTATGCTACACGTACACCTATACAGTGTAACTTCAGCGAATTTGAAGGCACTCTGATTGCTACTTCCAGCTTAGACGACCCCGCTGTTTTGCGCTTCACACTGAATACCAGCAGTGGTATGCCTAAGGGAACGATGAATATCGGTGATAAGGTAGAGATTCAGAACAGTGGTAAGACGTTCCGTATCGGAAAAGTAACTGGTTCTGGCGCACTGGGAGGCGGTTGTACTTTCAGCAACGGAACAAGTGTGGGAGCCAACACATGGCAAATTGGTAATGATGCCAACTGGACAAGTACCGTTAAGGTCACTTCTAACTCTAACCTCGTAAAACTGGGTAGCGGTAAGGTGACTTGGGGAGCTGCCAACACCAACACAGGTACCACAACTGTAAGTGAGGGTGAACTGGCTGTCAACAACTCAGGAAAACTGGGTACTGGTAAGCTCACCGTTGCTAAGGATGCTACATTCTCAGGCGTGAATACCTCAGCCAAGCCTTTGGAGAACTCTTCTATTGAAATAAACGGTACACTTCGTCCTGGTAGTTACAATGGTGCTTTCACTGGAACGCTTTACTTTGGAGGAAAGAACGTAACTATCAGTCAAACAGGTACATATCTGATAAGTGCATATAAAGTTGCCACCTCCAGCAGTAATGGCTGTGCCAACATTAGCAATATCGGCACACTGACCATTAACGGAACCATCCGCATTGTACCTACCAGCAACAACACACTGGCTGTAGGCGACAGTATCCGTCTGTGGAGCAATGTTACGAATTTTGTTGGTTCTCCTATCATTGAGAACACTAATGGCATTGAATGGGATGACAGCCGCATCAGCGAGGGGCTGCTCTTTGTCAAGTCTATAGCTACAAGCATTACACCTCAAACCTCAGACCTCAATTCTCAGACTGGCGACATCTATGACCTGCGCGGACGTATGGTTCGTAAGTCTGCCACCTCTTTGGAGGGCTTGAAACCTGGCGTCTACGTTGTTGAAGGACGCAAGTTCATTGTAAAATAA